ctgtctctactataaatagaaagaaattaattggccaactaaaaatatatagaaaaaattacccaggcatggtggctcatgcctgtagtcctagctactcgggaggctgaggcaggaggatcgcttgagcccaggagtttgaggttgctgtgagctaggctgacgccatggcactcactccagcctgggcaacaaagcaagactctttctcaaaacaaaaacaaaaaaaaaacacacaaaaaaagaactgcagccgggcgcagtggctcacacctgtaatcctagcactctgggaggccgaggtgggtggattgctcgaggtctggagttcgaaaccagcctgagcaagagcaagaccccgtctctactataaatagaaataaattaactgttGCATGCAAGAATGTGACAGATGTGATGTGACATTCTCATTGCAGAAGGATCAGCCCACATCCCAGACTCAAAGAGCCCTTATGAGATGAACCCATTTTAGAGAATAATAAAGGCACACCAGTGGGTGGGGCTGTTGTCCTTCTCTTCAGTGACCAGAACGTAGATTGAAGAGACAGCTGAGACCCGAGTTGCTAATAGCTTGGCTTCTTGATAGAGCTGCCACCATCCTGGGCCTGTACACCGGAGGCATCCTGCAGCCTCCCAGCAGCTGTTTCTGGGATGCCCAGCTGTGTTCCTCATTCTTGCATTGGCTCAGACTGCTCCCTAGGGGCATTTTCCTCCAGAACCAGGGTGCCAGGGGACAGTTAGGAGGGGACCAAGGCCCTTTTCTCCTGTGCTCACGACCCTGGCAATCTCATAGCTTTGCATACCACCCGTGTACAGACTACTCCCAAAATTATATACCCAGTCCACACTACACCCCTAACCTCTAGACTAGGAGATCCAGCTGCcactttcctctctcttcccttagCCAGATTCCCAGATGCCTGTGACCACCTGATTAGAAATgaggtgtgagggaggagaggTCAGGGGTGGAAAGAGAAAGTGGTCTGAACTGACTAtggttaaaatttctttttcttttctttctttctttttttttttagagatagggtctcactgtattgcccacactggagtgcagtggcacaatcgtagctcactgtaactccagaagtgatcctcttggctcagcctcccaagtagctgggactacaggtgcatgcaccatgcccggctaattgttttattttttgtagagataggtctcactgtgttgcccaagttggtctcaaactcctgagctcaagccatactcccaccttggcctcccaaagtgctgggattacaggcatgagccacccagcccagccctaaattttcttatgtttgcaaattttttttaattttagtaagaAAAACATAACATAGAATGTACTTTCTTAATCATTTCTAAgcatacagttcagtagtgttgagtatattcacattattgtgcaacagATCCGtagaacttttctttcttttttttttttgagacagagtctcactttgttgcccaggctagagtgagtgccgtggcgtcagcctagctcacagcaacctcaaactcctgggctcaagcaatcctgctgcctcagcctcccgagtagctgggactacaggcatgtgccaccatgcccggctaattttttctatatatattagttggtcaattaatttctttctatttatagtagagacggggtctcgctcttgctcaggctggttttgaactcctgacctcgagcaatctgcccgcctcagactcccagagggctaggattacatccgtgagctactgcgcccggcccctagaacttttcatcttgcaaaactgaaagtCTGTGCCCATTcttacttttgcaaattttatgaaaacatgTAATCCCATGCAAGGGGTGGGTCTTAAAGATTAAACTTCATGAGCTTCATGATAAATACCCTCCTGCTGAAGATTAGAGTCCTTTTGGAGTTCCCCGGGACCTAGCCTTGGACATCATACACAGTAGGAAATCAGGGTTGCATCAAATGTCAGCTCCATAGAGGAGAACCATACAGTCTTGGGATTTTGAGGTGGTGTCTCAGGGGCTAAAGTTGGGGGCTCCTGTagctccttccctgccccacttGAAACATGGACCACCtatgtttaaataataataatgatgaaattaATAGTCATCAAGTTGACACGCATTAGGCACTTTACTATATGATAGACACTATTCTGAGTACTCCACTTGTATTAAGTTACTTAATCCTTAGCAGTGTAACTATGTACTTGGAActctcattatctcatttaacagaGGATGATACTGAGACTTGaaaagtttgttttatatattaaggttccatgtaagataacttttgaaaaatattgttctACTAATAACACAGTTTGAAAAAGCCTGAATTAGTCTAAGCTCTTTGTTTTACACATGAGGAAGTAAAACCCAGAAAAAGGGAGGTCGTGTGCTCAgtgcatacatttattttttctttatttcctggaTCCCTACTCTGTGCCAAGCGCAGTGCTATGGCCTAGGGGTTCAGAGGTCAACAAGACACTCATGGAAcataattatgtgtgtgtgtgaatatacattttttttttattttttgagacagagtctcactctgttgcctgggctagaatgccgtggcatcagcctacctcacagcaacctcaaactcctgggctcaagccatcctcctgcctcagcctcctgagtagctgggactacaggcatgtgccaccacgcccggctaatttttcatatatatctatgtatatatatattttttagtggtccagctaatttctttctattttttaagtagagatggggtctcgctcttgctcaggctggtctcaaacgatccacctgcttcagcctcgcagagtgctagcattacaggtatgaaccaccacacctagcctatatatatgtatatatatttttagagacaaggtctcactctgtcacccaggctgtagggctgtggcacaatcatagctcactgcagcctcaaactcccgggctcaaggtatcctcctgcctcagcctcctgaacagctgggactataggctgagccaacatgcctggcaGGAACATAATTTTAGTGGGAGCCAATGGACAATATATACGAGAAGAAATCAATAAGGGAAATTCCAGAGAGTGCCGAGATGATAAATTTGGGGAGATGTGATTGAGTGACAAGGGGGTAGAGGGCTTATTGAGATTGAGAGGTGGTCAGAGAAGTACAGTCTGTGGAGGTGACATGTGAGCCTCACACTGAGGACCTGAAGAAGCCAGCCTCGGACCACGGTGGGAGAAGAGCACTCCGGGGAGAACTgctagtgcaaaggccctgaggcaggaatacTTTGTTAGTAATAGAGCAGACTCCAGTTCCAGTGCTCCTTCACCACTTGCTGCCTCTCTAGGCCCTCTCTAGGAGAGAGGCTCCTTTGGTGTCCTGGGCCTCCCTCAAGCTCAGTCCCTAAGGTGCCAACTTATTTAAGATGGCAGCAGCTCTCTGAGGCTGTGGGTCCCCCTCCCAGGAACCCTGTGACTAAACCGGATCTGAGTGGCCTGGTTGCTGTCTGGCAGGGTGTGAGCAGACATCTCTCTGCTGTCTCTCTCCAGGCTCCAGCCCTGGCCCCAAATCTCCATGGCAACCCCTAGACACAATCCTGATCCAAAGGAGGAAGATCTGGAACGGGGAGCGCGAAGACCATAGTGAAGAGACCAGAGGAGCTGGCGCACTTGCCTCCCTTGCTCCTTGTGTCCTGCCAGCCTCCCACACCCCTGTGTCCCCAGAGACACCAAACTGAAGATTCTGCCCCGTTGCTGGGCACAGCGGAGCCTGGATGGAGGCTCGTCTTCTGCGGCTGCCCCAAAGGCTGCTCCTCCTGGGGGCAGCTGCCCTGACTGTGTCTGCTCTGGAGACAGGTGAGTGTGAGGGGGCTCGGCTGGGGCCCCCAGAGACTCGGGCCCCCCTGCCACCCTTGGAGACTCTGTTTCCCTAATCAGCGGTCACCTGATAGGCTGGGACCTTGGAGTTGGAGGAGGCTGGGAAAGCCTCTGGAAGGCTGGAACCCCATGTCTCCCAGAAGCAGGGGtctgggggtgggcaggacagCCCTCGGGTCTAACAGTGGAAAATACTgagagctctggagtcagacaacCCTGCATTTGCACCCTCACTCTGCCACTTCCTACATTTCTACCCTCGAGATTACCATTTCAgctctctaagtctcagtttcttcagtaaaataagagtaataacaggcctgtgcccccccccccagggacaGTTATTATTGTGCATACAAGACGAGATAGACCATGCAAGAcacttagtgcctggcacataaaaggtGCGCGATTCAGCCACTCTGTAAGCCCCACCGAGACCCCATGTGTCTCCAGGCTGGGCTCTGGCTTTAGCAAGTCTGGGAAAATGCTCCCACGTCCTGAGCCCTGGTGACAGATTTCTTCTCCAGAGACCCACATTCTGGCTGGGCCCCAAGCACCCACTGGTGCCCCTGCCTTGCCCAGAAAAcctgcctcctcttctctctctgtccttacAGAGATCAGAGCTGGTTTGGGCACTTACActgtatcttatttaatcctcacaacaaccttgtaTCACTGAGGATGTTTCTTTCAGGTGATAAGTAACAAATACCAAACTAAATGGGGCTTAAACCAAAaggacatttattatttcactacAGAAGAGTGGCCACAGTGATCCCAGAGATGGTTAATTCAGCAGCTCAACCACGTCAGTGTCTCTCTGTAATTCTCGTGACTTGCTCTCGGGATGGCCGTGGAAGCTCTGGACATCTCGTCCCCAGTCACAGCTTTTGGAAGCAGGAAGAAAAGCAGCTTCCCAGTCACACAGCTCTTCACAcgcccctcctttttttttttttaattggagagGAAAACCTTTCCCAGGAACTCCCAGCAGACCTCTTGTTAAGTCTCGTCTGGTCCACTGAGTCACATACCAAGCCCGAAACCTGGCGAATAAAATCAAGATTACAaggcttggccgggcgctgtggctcacgcctgtaatcctagctcttgggaggccgaggcgggcggattgctcaaggtcaggagttcaaaaccagcctgagcaagagcgagaccccgtctctactataaatagaaagaaattaattggccaactgatatatatgtaaaaaattagccaggcatggtggcgcatgcctgtagtcccagctactcgggaggctgaggcagaaggatcactcaagcccaggagtttgaggttgctgtgagctaggctgacgccacggcactcactctagcctggacaacaaagtgagactctgtcgcaaaaaaaaaaaaaaaaaaaaaaaaagattacaaggCTTGGTTCTTTTAGCAAGAAGAAGCAGGGGGATGGCTGTTGGGGGGGCAGGCACCCAAACATGTCCACTCCATCTTGGAATAGGACAGTAGTAGCTAACACTTCTCTAACACCCattaaatgccaggcactgtcctacaCCCTGTGCACACAGGTCTACGATACTTTATCTGCAATTCTAAAATACAAAGAGCTCTGAAAAccaaaatttatactttattaatttattgacaCATTAGATTGAACTGTCAGGAGATggtttattgtctttatttaccCCAGTTAGGGTATATGTTCATACAAGTGCTCTAGAGACTGGGTTGGATCTTGCAGAGCCTAAAGACGGCAACATAATATGCTGCATGTaggagggctgtctggaaagtatccatcCGTGCAATACCATTCTTATCATATTACCTTTCTAAAATCTGGAAAGTTCTGAAACACATCCTAGGGTTTTTGAATAGCATTGtagattttttgtgtttttctttttttttgagatggagtctcactctgtcacctgggctagagtactgtggcgtcagcctagctcacagcaacctcaaactcctgggctcaagcaattctgcctcagcctcctgagtagctgggactacaggggcacaccgctatgcctggctaatttttctatgttttagcagagacggggtctcactcttttgctaagtctagttttgaactcctgacctcaagcaatcctcccgcctctgcctcccagagtgctaggattacaggcttaagccaccatgcccagccagggtTGTAGATttggattaaattaaaatttttaatcctcataaaaattCTTAGGTTTCGTGTAATATCCCCTTtgaccaatgaggaaactgaggctcagagagggtgagtGACTTGCTTGGGGTCACAGAGCGGGCAGGGGGCAGAGACAGGTTTGGGATGGCGGCTGGTTGCTCCAAGGTCCGTGCTTTTCGCTGCAGCCGACCTGGTGGCCCTGTGCGGGCAGACGTGGCAGGGGGACGGGCTGCTGCTGCGCTCGCACTCTGAGTCGCGGAGATTCTACTTCGTGACTCCCGACACCGACTGCCGGCTCTGGGTGCAGGCGGCGGCCCCTGGCGAGAGGATCCGCTTCCAGTTCCGCTTCTTCCTGGTCTACAGCCTGACCCCAGCCTCCGCCGCCGTGTCCCCAACGCCAGGCGCCTCCTCCCCGGCGCCGGCCGACCCGTGCGCCCCCGGCTCCTTCCTGCAGTTCTACGAGGGCTCGCCGGGGGCGCCCCGGGCCCTGGGGGCCCCTGTCTGCGGCCTGACCATCCCCGCCCCGGTGGCATCCTCTGGACCCTTCCTCGGCCTGCGCCTGGTCACCAGAGGCCGCCAGCCCCGCGTGGACTTCGTGGGCGAAGTCACCTCTTTCCGGTCGGGTGAGTTGGGGCTGAAGAACAGGACCGggccatggggggtgggggggccgggGTGGCACAGGGGCTGCTGTCTGCAGGGGAATGGCCGGGACACTGGGAGCGCGGGAATGGAGGGCTGGGACCTACTGAGTGCAGGAGGTGGTGGCCGCTGGAGGCTCCCAGTAAGGGACAGATCTTCTAGACCCAAAGAGCCAGCCCCATACATCTGGCTCCCATGGATGTGTGCGCAGACTGCCCCGTCAGCCCCTGGtgtacacacactctcacacgtTCCCACACCTCACTCTGACAGCCACACGCTCACACACAAGTCACAACCCCATGACCACACACCTTGTACACACATCGCCCCACACTCACATGCCTCTCACGTACTGCGCACGCAATTCACATCACTTACCCCTGGTGCCCACACAGTGCCACCTCGCACACTTACACGCACACACTCCCAAGTGCACAAGGGCCCCTCTGTCCCAGCTCAGCCCTTCAGATGTCTGCAGAAGGGCGTGGTCAGGGCTCTGGTgactgcaagtaacagaaacccGCTTAGCAGGGAGGGGACATCGTGGGACTGAAATGAATCATACTCGAGTAGTAAGCATTGCTTTTGGCCCTTTGCATGCCAGATCTCACCTGTGCCACCGCAGCTCTGTCCGGGGGGTGTTTACAGATGGGGAACACGCTCAGAGAGGCGAAGCGCCAAGGCCTCCCTGCTCGTAAGCAAAGCAGCTGGGCTTTCACGCCAGCGTGTGTCCTCCGGCTGAAACTGAGTTCAAGGCTTTAGCCCAGCAGGTTCCCCTAGGACTGGAGCCACTTGCTGGCGTCACAGCAGAGGCTGTCTCCAGTGATGGCAAGCACACGAGCTGCCAAAGCCCAGACGACCCCTAAACCATGGAGAAGCTTTATCATGACCCCTGGCAAAATATCCAGACTGGAGAATCAAACAAGGGATTGTGAGCACAAGAACATGGGGTCTCTGAGAGCCGCCACAGCTTCGCCAAGAACCAGAGCTTGGCGTAGCAGGCCCTGGACAGCCCTTTAGCACTGAGCTGGACAGAGAGCTTCCATGCCAGCCACTTTGTCTCCTTAGTCAAGTCCCAcctttctccttctctggaaTAAATAGTGCATGGTCTGAATTTTGGATTttagactctctctctctctctcttctctacaAGAGTCTCTGGCTCTGGAATAAACTAAATACAATTTGTACCCTAAATCCTTGGGGCCGTAACTGATGGTGCCTGGGGTCCCCTTCTCCAGGTGCTGTAGGCTGTGGCATGCCAGGTTCCTATTATGTTGCTTTCCAAACACTCTCTGTAGCTGATTAGAAATCACCACCTCCCTTCCTCCCgtcctttctccccctcccctgttCTGTGGCTTTGCCCTCCTATGGGGTGCAACCATCAGCTGGGGAGGCCAAGAATTTTGCAGCTGCTCTGTGTTTAGCAGGAATGGGCTCCAAAAAGAAGGCGGCAGTGGGGAAGCCCTCTTGCAACTCTGGCTTCCTTGAATACTTTTGAATGAGGAAAGGTCCATTGCACATCCTTGGGCCACATGTAATCCTGATCACTCACACCTACAGGCACACCCTACCTGGCTCATGCACACACTAAGAACTCCCCGTGTGTTACCATGCTACTGTCTGTGCTTTCCCTCTCATAGGCGTTCACTCCTACACCTacacaccttttattttatttttttagagatggagtctcactctgttgctcaggctggagtgcaatggagcaatcatagctcactgcagccttgaacttctgggttcaagtgatcttcccacctcagcctcctgagtcgctgggactacaggtgtgcacaactaaacccagctgatttttaagggggtggtcttgctatgttgcccaggctggtctcaaactcctaggctcaagtgatgctcctacctcagcttgccaagtagcagggactacaggtgtgtgccacggCACCTGGCCACCTACACACCCTCTATATATTATTCACTTTcatttgcaaatgacagaaaccaAGCAAACTAAAGTTGGCTTGAGTCTAAGGATAATTTGGGGAAAAACATCCAATAACTGGACCATTAAGTTATTTGTTCAGATATAGCTGGATCTGGAAGTTCAAGTAATGTCTCCTGGGCTCTGTCTCTTTGTTCTCTATCTTTGCAATGTGTGAGTCTCATTGGCATCTCAGGCAGCTGCTCTTTTTACTTGGCAGCCAGGTGATCCTGAAGCTCCGAGTTCATAATCACCCTTACAGCTCCAATCTCATGAAATAGAGAGCAAGCATCGTTTCTGATGGCTGTAGCGAAAGTCCTGGTGAAAAATCTGATTAGCTGTGTGGGTCATGAGTCTGTTCCCACGACTGGGAAATGGAATGCCCTGATTGGCCAGGCTCGAGTCCCATGCCGGCCTCTGAGCCTGGTGTGGGTCATTCCCACCTGAACTAGCTCTTCTCCACAGCACGGGATGCTGGGTGAGCCAACCTGTCTGCCTCGCCCTGTGTGCCGAGTTGTACAATTCTCCCACCTGGGTGCCTATTCAGTCATTTAACCAGTGgtgagcacctgccatgtgccaggtgctgttctaggcTCTAGGAATACAGCAATGAACGAGAGAAATTTCTGTGCTCTTGGAGCTGACATTCTGGTGGGGAGACAGACCATAAACAAATAATCAAGTAAATCTGTCCTCTGTGGATGGCGGCCAGTGCTGCAGAGGGACTGGGTGAAACCCAGTTTCTCAGGACCCCGCACACGTACCTCCCCAAGCCCCTGCTCAACCTCCTTTGCAGTTGCTGGTCACTTCCCTGACACTCTGTGCTTTGGGCCATGAGGTCCAGTTCCTGTGTCCCCTTCCCCTCCATCCAGGTCAGGGTAGGGAGGGTgagagggccaggggaggggtggCGTGGGGAAGGCCTATGTATAAAGTAACAGCTGAGTGGGGATCTGAGGGGAGCCAGCCACGCGGTTCCCCGGGCAAGAGAGTCCCGGGTGGAGTGGAGGGCAAGTGCAAAGCCAAGAGCAGGTGTTTGCTGGGAGTGTTCGGGTTCGCTGGGATACCATAGGATGCACGAGCGCACACGTGTGCAGACagactcacacccacacccaccgTGTGCCACGGTGTTTAGGAGCACGGGATCCAGGACCAGCCTGCCTGGGACTTAGATacaagctgtgtggctttggtccagtgacctaacctctctgtgcttcagccttcttatctctaaaatggagcTACTAATAATAACAACACTTACCCAATAGAGTTACTGTGTGGACTAAATGGGCCAGGATGTGTTTAGAATcatgcctggcacagaacaggaactcagtaaatgttagtcgccaaccccctcccctcccccacccccttcctcctcctcatagGACCGTTCCTGCCCAGGAGGCACTCACCCATATTCTTGTCTCCATGCACATGATAGCAGCTCTCTCCTACCCACACTCCCGCATTCTGTCACTGTAGGGCCACACGCCCTGTTGTGTCATGGCCCTGGTCCAGGATGCTCATCTCAGGCTTCCCCTTCCCCCCCAGGACCCTGCGGTG
This region of Microcebus murinus isolate Inina chromosome 2, M.murinus_Inina_mat1.0, whole genome shotgun sequence genomic DNA includes:
- the LDLRAD2 gene encoding low-density lipoprotein receptor class A domain-containing protein 2 — protein: MEARLLRLPQRLLLLGAAALTVSALETADLVALCGQTWQGDGLLLRSHSESRRFYFVTPDTDCRLWVQAAAPGERIRFQFRFFLVYSLTPASAAVSPTPGASSPAPADPCAPGSFLQFYEGSPGAPRALGAPVCGLTIPAPVASSGPFLGLRLVTRGRQPRVDFVGEVTSFRSGPCGAYFRCRNGRCIPPSLVCDHWGLDNCGDGSDQSARPPADCGGPSLVPSQTGRPDAGASKPTTPFLPLGSAGPLWAAAERSAPAGRDPAQRNATLEGPQLRGAAAASSLLLAFAGLLVSFLWCCCSPGQLAWQRRPGAYDLRLSCSAACTTCYACPGQVAPGGLQPSGPTLQDQGGHP